A genomic segment from Desulfuromonas sp. encodes:
- a CDS encoding phosphoglucosamine mutase, whose translation MAKRLFGTDGVRGVANVYPMTAEVAMQLGRAAAYLFKEKQSDRRHRILIGKDTRLSCYMIENALVAGICSMGVDAYLIGPMPTPGIAFLAASMRADAGVMISASHNPFQDNGIKFFSRDGFKLPDNIEIEIEDLIDSGKIDSVRPIASDVGKAYRIDDAAGRYIVFLKHSFPRDLDLNGLKIVLDCANGAAYKIAPTVLEELGAEVVRLGVSPNGTNINAGCGSLHPDVMSEAVRAHDADLGIALDGDADRVLFVDEKGILIDGDHVMAICATDLLAQKKLAKKTVVATVMSNMGLDIAIREAGGKVVKTAVGDRYVVEEMRKHGYNLGGEQSGHMIFLDHNTTGDGMVSALQVLAIMQRSGRKLSDLAKVMTSLPQVLLNVRVDRKAELETVPEVQKVIGKAERELGGSGRVLIRYSGTEPLLRIMLEGEKEDQILELAHDIATAVEKSLGGRREEH comes from the coding sequence ATGGCCAAGCGACTTTTTGGAACCGATGGCGTCCGTGGTGTCGCCAATGTTTACCCGATGACGGCTGAAGTTGCGATGCAGCTCGGTCGGGCCGCGGCCTATCTCTTCAAGGAGAAACAGAGTGACCGGCGGCACCGGATACTGATCGGCAAGGATACCCGTCTCTCCTGCTACATGATCGAAAATGCCCTGGTCGCCGGCATCTGTTCGATGGGAGTCGACGCTTACCTGATCGGTCCGATGCCGACCCCCGGGATCGCATTTCTGGCAGCATCGATGCGGGCCGATGCCGGGGTCATGATTTCGGCTTCGCATAATCCGTTCCAGGATAACGGCATCAAGTTCTTTTCGCGCGACGGGTTCAAGCTGCCGGACAATATCGAGATCGAGATCGAGGATCTGATCGATTCCGGCAAAATCGACTCGGTTCGGCCGATTGCTTCCGATGTCGGCAAGGCCTACCGGATTGACGATGCCGCCGGCCGCTATATTGTTTTTCTCAAGCATTCCTTTCCGCGGGACCTCGACCTTAATGGGCTGAAGATTGTTCTCGATTGTGCCAATGGCGCTGCCTACAAGATAGCACCGACCGTTCTCGAGGAACTCGGCGCCGAGGTTGTCCGGCTCGGGGTTTCGCCGAACGGGACCAACATCAATGCCGGCTGCGGCTCGCTGCACCCGGATGTCATGTCGGAAGCGGTCAGGGCACATGATGCCGATCTCGGCATCGCTCTTGACGGTGATGCCGACCGGGTACTCTTCGTTGATGAAAAAGGCATCCTGATTGACGGCGATCATGTCATGGCGATTTGCGCGACGGACCTGTTGGCGCAGAAAAAGCTCGCCAAGAAGACGGTTGTCGCGACCGTCATGAGCAATATGGGGCTCGATATCGCCATTCGTGAAGCTGGCGGCAAGGTGGTCAAGACAGCCGTCGGCGATCGCTACGTTGTCGAGGAAATGCGCAAGCATGGCTACAACCTCGGTGGCGAGCAGTCGGGGCACATGATTTTCCTTGATCACAATACGACCGGTGACGGCATGGTTTCGGCGCTCCAGGTCCTGGCGATCATGCAGCGCAGTGGCCGCAAACTCTCCGATCTGGCCAAGGTTATGACCTCACTGCCACAGGTCCTTCTTAATGTCCGCGTAGATCGCAAAGCCGAGCTTGAAACGGTTCCGGAAGTGCAGAAGGTGATTGGTAAAGCCGAACGGGAGCTTGGCGGCAGCGGCCGCGTTTTGATCCGCTATTCGGGGACCGAACCGCTTCTGCGAATCATGCTGGAGGGAGAAAAGGAAGATCAGATTCTCGAATTGGCACACGATATCGCCACCGCGGTTGAAAAAAGCCTCGGCGGGCGCAGAGAGGAGCATTAG
- a CDS encoding YbbR domain pair protein, translating into MLNLLTENLMLKLLAFVFALILWFFVMGEQKIEKGYAVPLELQNVPEGLIVTSEIPSLVDVRISGPRTALLNLAPADMNISIDLEGLAPGVTSFKRLDETFSIPRTLKITRISPAVVDVRLEKVKEKEVPIRTVFSGILPEGLKVEKIEITPENVVVVGAGSELKNVNEVVTEAIDISEVRESFQLETPLDYVGKFTSLKENLAVEVNVVIEPVKPERKKGTKK; encoded by the coding sequence ATGCTGAATCTGTTGACTGAAAACCTGATGCTGAAGCTGCTCGCGTTTGTTTTTGCGTTGATCCTCTGGTTCTTTGTCATGGGGGAACAGAAAATTGAGAAGGGGTACGCCGTTCCTCTGGAGCTGCAGAATGTGCCGGAGGGGCTGATTGTCACCAGTGAGATCCCGAGCCTCGTCGATGTCCGGATCTCCGGACCGCGCACTGCTTTGCTCAATCTTGCTCCGGCCGATATGAATATTTCAATTGATCTTGAGGGGCTGGCACCCGGAGTGACGTCATTCAAGCGTCTTGATGAGACCTTCTCGATTCCGCGGACATTGAAGATTACCCGGATATCACCGGCGGTGGTCGATGTCCGGCTGGAAAAGGTCAAAGAGAAAGAGGTTCCGATCAGGACGGTCTTTTCCGGAATTCTTCCGGAGGGCCTTAAAGTCGAAAAGATTGAAATCACCCCGGAAAATGTCGTTGTCGTCGGTGCCGGGAGTGAGCTCAAGAATGTCAACGAGGTTGTGACCGAAGCGATCGATATTTCGGAAGTCCGTGAAAGCTTCCAGCTTGAAACGCCACTCGACTATGTCGGTAAGTTCACCTCTCTGAAGGAGAACCTGGCGGTCGAAGTGAATGTTGTTATCGAGCCGGTCAAGCCGGAACGCAAAAAGGGAACGAAGAAGTGA
- a CDS encoding TIGR00159 family protein, which translates to MGDIVQFFQGFRWVLDLLDILLVAFIIYRIFLLIKGTRAVQMLLGLAVILIVYVASQVGELYTLHWILDNFLASIILVIIVIFQNDIRRALIHVGRNPFFADLSFREESVLIEELTKASISLAGKRHGALIVVERETGINDFLEVGVDLDARVSSELIQSIFLPGSPIHDGALVIQEGCLKRAGCFLPLSQDVSISKKLGTRHRAAIGLTELVDAVAIVVSEETGKVSIVVGGRLTRDLDSTALQRVLKRLLEPRTKPKIKKKK; encoded by the coding sequence ATGGGTGATATTGTTCAATTTTTCCAGGGCTTCAGGTGGGTGCTCGATTTGCTCGACATTCTACTGGTTGCCTTTATTATCTACCGTATTTTTCTCCTGATCAAGGGAACCCGGGCCGTTCAGATGCTGCTCGGTCTGGCGGTCATCCTGATCGTTTACGTCGCTTCTCAGGTCGGAGAACTCTATACTCTGCACTGGATTCTCGATAATTTCCTGGCGTCGATTATTCTCGTTATTATCGTTATCTTCCAGAACGATATCCGCCGGGCCCTGATTCATGTTGGCCGCAACCCGTTCTTTGCCGATCTTTCATTTCGCGAAGAATCGGTCCTGATCGAAGAGTTGACCAAGGCCTCGATCAGTCTGGCGGGTAAGCGTCATGGCGCCCTGATCGTGGTTGAACGGGAAACCGGCATCAATGATTTTCTCGAAGTCGGCGTTGATCTCGATGCCAGGGTATCGAGCGAATTGATTCAGTCGATTTTCCTTCCCGGTTCGCCGATTCATGACGGAGCGCTGGTTATTCAGGAGGGGTGTCTGAAGCGAGCCGGATGTTTCCTGCCACTTTCGCAGGATGTTTCCATAAGCAAAAAACTCGGGACCAGGCATCGGGCTGCCATCGGGCTGACCGAACTGGTCGATGCGGTGGCGATCGTGGTCTCGGAGGAGACCGGCAAGGTTTCTATCGTTGTCGGTGGACGGCTGACCCGTGATCTTGACAGCACCGCCCTGCAGCGCGTTCTAAAAAGACTTCTCGAGCCCCGGACCAAACCGAAGATTAAAAAGAAGAAGTAA